A genome region from Candidatus Binataceae bacterium includes the following:
- a CDS encoding zinc ribbon domain-containing protein, with protein MADTGTTRARFCSQCGQPVVVADATFCKQCGARLGAGWLTDLSSPALLAFVLSVVPGLGHFYAGRTGRAVGWFFGALLAYGTSTSLGMLIQLICAVSAARAATLDAERRGLRTSRSLTAGSRAQ; from the coding sequence ATGGCTGACACGGGAACGACACGGGCGCGCTTCTGTTCGCAATGCGGGCAGCCGGTGGTGGTCGCAGACGCCACGTTCTGCAAACAATGCGGCGCGCGGCTCGGCGCGGGATGGCTTACCGATCTGAGTTCGCCGGCGCTGCTCGCGTTCGTGCTCAGCGTGGTGCCGGGACTGGGCCATTTCTACGCCGGACGGACCGGACGCGCCGTCGGATGGTTCTTCGGGGCGCTCCTGGCTTATGGCACTTCGACATCGCTGGGCATGCTGATCCAATTGATATGCGCGGTGTCGGCCGCGCGCGCGGCCACGCTCGACGCGGAGCGGCGTGGGCTGCGCACCTCGCGATCGTTGACGGCGGGGTCGCGGGCCCAATAG